The window TGAAGCAAATTCATGGCTTGCACATAAAAATGATTCAGCGTATTCATCATAGAACAAGGACCTGAATCTAATAGATGATATTCTAGACACAAACCTATAACTACACCAATAAAAAAGTTGACAATAGTAGCGCAACACTCCATCCATACTTTCTCCGAAGAGAAAACAGTACGTGTTCATGTATTTGTAGAACAGATTAGAATATAAAGCCTATTGCTATTCATGATTCTAATATATGCTTATACTTATATAAAAAGATCGCAACAGTTATCAACATACCAATATTAtaagacaaagcaaagcatgctcaCATATATGAAACAAAGGCAGTGCTGCATTCTGTACACTAATCATGCCAAAACCTCCTTATagacaatatttttggtactttttccCGATGGGTCAATATCCTTATTTGGCTTGGCAAGTATTCTTGTTGTTTGCCTTGATATTCCTCGAGACAATGCAACATATAGTTGACCGTGAGAGAAAACAGGTTCTGGAAGGTAGATACCAACATGTGGAATGGTTTGGCCTTGAGCTTTATTGATTGTCATTGCAAAGCTAAGACGAATTGGAAATTGCTTTCTCTTGAACTTCAAGGGAAGCACATCATCTTCAGAAGGGTACAAAGGAATTCTTGGAAGGAATACTCGCTTTCCAGCATGATGTCCTCCGATAATTTCAGCGTCAATAACATTATCTTGAAATGCTTTAATAATAAGCCTTGTGCCATTGCATAATCCATTATGAGGATCTAAATTCCGAAGCAAGATCACAGGGCAATTTATTTTCAACCTGAGAACATGTGGAGGTAGGCCATTAGGTGTGAGAGAATTTAGAAATTCGGGTGGGTAGTGATTGTGAGTATCATCCACTGCTGAATCGAAACTATAGTAGACCTTCTCTTCTCCAGGAAATAGGTCTATAAGCTTCACATTTAATTCATCCACGTATTCATTTTTTGTGGAAAGAATGGCACGAGCACTTATATAAGACGGCAATCTTCCATTCTTGTCAAGTGAAGGAAATACTTCGTTTATCAACTTACTAACCGAGGCACCTAAATTTGTGGAACCTATAACCATCTCTTCAGGTAAATGCACATAGTCTTCACCAATTGATTCTTCAACACCGTTGCCAATTCTCAAGAGAAAATCAGAGAACCATGGATCTTTTTGTGCTCTCATATTGCGCCAGAGTTTAATTTGTCTTATATCCTTCCATAGATAAGATTTTTTAAGAGTGGCATTAACAATTTGGGCTCTAGTGCCACGTCTAACTACTGGAAGGACTTGACAGAAATCTCCTCCGAACACAATTACTTTTCCTCCAAACTGTGATCTATTACCTGTAATATCTTGCAGGGATCTATCCAGCGCCTCAACAGCTTGTCGTTTTGTCATGCGACTTCATCCCAAATTATCAAAGATGCTCTTCGAAGTAATTCAGATGTCCCACCCTGCTTATTGATGTTGCACACAATATCCTCTTGAACATTGATCGGTATTTTAAATCTCGAATGCACAGTCCGGCCACCAGGCATGATAGAAGCTGCAATGCCAGATGTTGCTGTTGCAATGGCTATTAACCCCATGGATCGTACTTTAGCCAATAAAGCTTTATAAAGGTACGTCTTTCCTGTACCTCCTGGACCATCGATGAAGAAGACCTTACCCTTCGTGTGCAACACGTGATCCATTATTTCATCAAAAGCAAGTTGTTGTTCATTGTTTAGAGTTGCCTCCAGCTCCAGGTCTTCTTTAGCAACTTTAATAGACATTTCTTCGGTCAGTTCTTTAGCCTCTAAGCTATCTAGGCCATCAGCATCCAACAGATTTGGAAGATCAAAGGTCTTGATGTCCTTTCCCATGGAATATAACAAATCTTCAATATCTCCAAGATCAAAGTGAGAATTGAAGTACCGGATATTATCCTGAAAGTACTTCGCATCAGGATCTTGACTTGTGTATAGTCGGCGCATTTCAGCAGGAACAGTTGGAGGTACTATCTTGACCTTGCCACCCATGCAGCAAAATGTTGGATTCTCATACTGGAACCGTTTTGCATTGCAATGTGTGCAGTTAAGTACTGGCTCCAAAACATGATGGCCACTTGGTACACTCCGATATATACGATCAAAAGGATCATCTTGTATTCCACAATTTGCATGGTTTGGGTCTTGATATGATGATATGCATTCAGTTCCTGTCCATTTTTCTAATAGTGAGGAAACAGTGTCGCAATGGTAGTAATCATTGTTTTATACTGAGAACACATACTAATTCGTACCATGTCCGGTGAATATGTaactctcatcatcttcatcatcatcctcggtCATATATTCGGATTGCCCAAATTCATCTACACATTAATTTGTCAATTAGTAAATTAATGTTTTAGGAGAGGGAAAGTTGAGAATGATCGATACATTATAAATACCTATGTACACCTTAACAATTGTATTACCTTCTAGAGCAGGAAAACAACCATTTGGGACATAGATGGTGCTGTCATGGTCTTCATGCTCATTGGCTACAACATGTTCATGTGTTTCCTTTCCAGTAGTACTACAACTTGCCCCATTAGACAGTCTCCTTCTCTTATGTCCACTGCCCTTGTCCAGGAATGCTGCTATACGCTTATGTTGACCAGTACCTGTCGATACATTACATGTTGTTAATATGTCAGATGGACTGATCACGGTCTAATTTTTAGCAACCAGACTGATTATGCCAACTCAAAGGATATTGTAGGACAGAAAGTTTAAACCTCCAATATTGGTCTGTGTTCCAGCAAAAAAAAAACATATATTATAATATTTATTGACAAATAAAAAACAGAGTAGTAAATGGATGTTAATGTTCTAATTATCAGAAATGCACGGAGATAAACAAAACATAATCTGATCGAGTGACCATTCATGTTATTAAAAAATAATACAGAATATTATTGCATTAATATATACCTTCTGTTCTTGTACTGGCGAGAGTTGTTGCTTGCATGCTTAAACTGGTACAGTTACAAGTTTGACTCCCAGATTGTACATTATTACTAACTTCAACGGGATTTTTCCTTCTCCGtttgtactcacggtttctttgtaGGTAGGCAGCACACTGTTCTGCAGTCATCCGCGAGTATCTTTCCCGATCACGATAACGCTTACGCTCGGAAGCATCTATTGGTAGAGTTATGTGTCCAGCCGAAGGAGTAGTTGACTGTATGGATATGCCAGATGGATTGACTGATCGTTTCGTCCCAGTAATTGGATGATCCGCTGAACCAAGAATATTTTGCGCTGAAATGAATAGAATATTTCAAACAATCTGTGAGCATTCTTTTTAACACACAAGGCATAGGTTTATTTTCATTTATATATCAACATCTAAGAAGCTGTAATCTTGTTTAAAAAATATGGTGACCAAAAATATTAAAAATATACCTTGTTTTATCTTTGATAAACTATGTGAGTCAACCACATTTGTAATATCTTGAAAAGGAGCCCGTCTTGGCATTCCAATGGATGTTGTATGGTTACTTGAATTTCCTTTCACTTGCTTCCTAGATAATTGTCCGCAATATAAGTCACCGAGCAACATAGTAGACACCATTAGCACAAGCATAGGAAGATAATGCAGCAGTATATACACGCCAAGCTTAAGTCACATCAAAATTATTGCAACAAACCATTTTCTTTTTGCATATTACTTGATACAAACTCCAATAATATTAGACAGTATTGATGCTTTGGTCAGTACACATTTTGTCATGGTACAGTGGAACATGCACGcatttattttatatatatatatatatatatatatatatatatatatataaataaatcaAACGTTAAAATCAATGAAGACGAGCTTTTAAATGGCTATAACACTTACACGGAAGTATATCAGAAATGAAACGAAAAAAAACTTTGTGGACATAAACTCAAACACGTGGTGGGCAGAATATGCTCTGacatatttcttgatttctacactGAAATACAAAATATGGGTTCAGATTCATGGCATCTAATATACAGTAATAAAAGATATACAGAAAATTAAAGAACTTAGCACCACCTCTATAATTTTTCAATGGTATCTTACCTCTTCACATCGAAGCTGCCGGTGCGTGAGGTTGTGCTCATATCGGTTGGGCTGCACTGGTATACCATCCGGCTGCTAGCACCTGCAGCGGCAGCAACTTCCGGGGTGGATTGGCCTGAGGCACGTATGGGcggagatgccaggaagcggtggcggTGAGCACGTGGAACAGTACTCAGGGATGGTAAGCGCCTGAGGGGAAACTTCTGGGCAGCCCAAGTTTGAGCGATTGGAGTCGAATTGGCACAGATGAGAAACTGGGGAGCTCTTGTcgcggccggcggccggcggccggcggtGGAGGGCCGAGCTGTCGAGTTGTGGCGGCGCGAGTACGGAGCGACAGCGGGGGCGTGCAGATGCGAAGAAACAGAGTCTGCTTCAGCCAAGAGAGATGGGGCGGGGCTTGTTTTTTGTATCGGTATTTTATTTAGGTGGGGACACTCTAGGTGCTTCCAGAAAACCATTCCCGCGCGGTGATGGCGCCCAAAACTTGAGCGCGCGCGGGACGACTGCGAATCCTTGAGATCATTCGATTGGGTCTAGTTAATATCTAACGGTAGATTTTAGCACAGCGAGCTGAATCAACGgctgatatttggtttgggatgatAGGAGGAGATAGAAGGGAACCAAATTCAAAACTCGTACACTATaaagtagtatagatatagatatgtcatAGAATAATATCATTTGATTGTTTTTTAATATGAATTGATGGTATAATCTTTATAGCATACTTACCATATATAATTAATCTCAAAGATAAATTTGAACTGCTTATTAGGCCTTATAAACCCCAACAAATGGAGTATTGGCATACAATATAAATTATCCACAATCTTGGATCACGGCCTTAAAAGAGACAAGCACTAAAAACAGGCAGGAGTGATCGACTATAAAACTTGTACTAGCTTGTGAGGATTTGCCTTAAAACGGTGCGAGAAATGATTGTTTCTCCATTTTTTCCTCTTTTAGGCCTTTGATAAATGAGTATATATAAATCAATTTGATTCCGAGCTAGACAATAAGATTCGTCTAAATACAAATGGAGCATACGGCTCGAAATTTTGACAAAGAAATATAACTATTCGGAAGTTGAGTGAGGAATAGTCTCTCTGTTTTTATATAAAAAGTACGGAAAAACGCTTGGAGTTCAATCCAACGTCTCCTGTGAAAAACAATAAAAAAGCGAAACAACAATCAAGTACTAAAAGCAGAAAAACAACACGAATCTCTACGTATAATCTCATGGCTATAGCATCAATTGAGCTATAGCTATTTTCTCAACCAATTGAGAAATAGCAAACCCGTTTACAAATTACAAATGAGTTTGCTAACTGAGATTTAATCAAGTCTCAATAGACCCTCCTAACCATCCGATATTTTGATTGATACTTTAACATTTGTCCATGTTGTTCGTTTCGTGAGAGTCGGCCTGTGCGAGAACCCCGTCTGCCTGATCATGGTTTCTTCTTTTTTTAGTGCTCGAGGGGCTTCGTGGAATTTCTTATTGGACGCATGTTGAGTCAAGCTGTCCGGGTCTCGCACAGGGGAAATCGAATCCTGTCCACGCCTAATCATAGTCAAAATCTGAGTTTGATCCTGGCTCAGGAAAAATATGTACATTCGAATTCGAATGAAAAAAGAGGGCCTGTCCGAGAGGAAATAAAGAATATTCATTTGCGGATTCTTCCGAACAAGCAACAGATTGAGCAACTAGCGCGAAAGCCGTTGAGAAGAGTCAATCTCCTTTACTCCTCCCGACACCTCAAGATGAGAAAATCCCCCCATTTTAAGCTTTGGTTATAGTATCCTTTAGTTTCTGATACAGTCCAAAGATAGAGACAAAAGAAAGGTAATTATTGAATCGGACTTGGCTTCTTTTTCGGCATGGGCAAAGGTTTGGCGCAGACCCGGATCCAAGATATGGGGCATAGACAGATAAGAATGGCTTCTGAGTTGCATTCATTGCACTCTGGAATGTGGGCGAGGCAATTAGACTCATATCGACAATATGAACTGCATGAGAATTAGCATATAGAAAGAAAGCTTTACCGAATACAGGTCTAGTAGGTATAGAGCCGTAAGCGTGGTGGGGGTGCCGGTGCTTAGGCAGATGCCCTCGTGATAAGGCAAGAAAGCGAGTAGATACCCTGCCCTCGCATTAACCTTAATATCCAAATTTCAACAAGGGGGCTGGGCTGCTTGCCTTCATAGAAAGGCGACCG is drawn from Triticum dicoccoides isolate Atlit2015 ecotype Zavitan chromosome 4A, WEW_v2.0, whole genome shotgun sequence and contains these coding sequences:
- the LOC119289605 gene encoding uncharacterized protein LOC119289605, producing the protein MVYQCSPTDMSTTSRTGSFDVKRKQVKGNSSNHTTSIGMPRRAPFQDITNVVDSHSLSKIKQAQNILGSADHPITGTKRSVNPSGISIQSTTPSAGHITLPIDASERKRYRDRERYSRMTAEQCAAYLQRNREYKRRRKNPVEVSNNVQSGSQTCNCTSLSMQATTLASTRTEGTGQHKRIAAFLDKGSGHKRRRLSNGASCSTTGKETHEHVVANEHEDHDSTIYVPNGCFPALEDEFGQSEYMTEDDDEDDESYIFTGHGTECISSYQDPNHANCGIQDDPFDRIYRSVPSGHHVLEPVLNCTHCNAKRFQYENPTFCCMGGKVKIVPPTVPAEMRRLYTSQDPDAKYFQDNIRYFNSHFDLGDIEDLLYSMGKDIKTFDLPNLLDADGLDSLEAKELTEEMSIKVAKEDLELEATLNNEQQLAFDEIMDHVLHTKGKVFFIDGPGGTGKTYLYKALLAKVRSMGLIAIATATSGIAASIMPGGRTVHSRFKIPINVQEDIVCNINKQGGTSELLRRASLIIWDEVA